The window GGATCGACACGCGGGGCTCGTCCTTCTTGTCACCCTTCGCGTAGCTGAAGTACGGGAGGACCGCGGTGACGGATGCCGCGCTCGCGCGCTTCAGCGCGTCGATCCAGAACAACAGCTCCATGAAGTTGTCGTTCGCGGGGAACGCGGTGCCCTGCACGATGAACGTGTGCCGCCCGCGCACGTTCTCGAGCACGCGCACGAAGAGATTGCCCTCGGAGAAGCGCAGGGTCTCGCTCGCGCCGAGCGGGTGGTCGAGGTAGGCCGCGATCGACGCGCCGAGCTGCCGGCTTGCGGAGCCTGCGAACAGCAGGAAGTCGTCGGCCACGCGGCCAGCCTAGAGGCGGAACCGCCTCGTCGGCTCGGCCCGGTTCCGCGCCATACTGCTCGTCGTGACGGGCGCGGGGGCCGGAATCACCAACGTTGCCGCACCGCGACTCGGTAGGGCCCTCGTGCCCACACGACCCGACGGCATCGACCCCGACGCCGAATGGATCGCGCAGTCGATCGAAGCGCTCGACTTCGCCGGAGTCGAGGCCGATCACGTCTCGCTGAACGAATGTCGCCTGCGCGGGGTGAGCCTCACCGGCGCCCGACTCGAGCAGTTGCGGCTCACCGATGTCGAGCTCGTCGACTGCGAGCTCTCGGGACTCATCGCGACGGAGTGCTCGATGCTGCGCGTCGCGATGCGCGGGTGCCGCATGACCGGCGTCGTGTTGTCGGACAGCACCTTGCGCGACGTCGGCATGACCGGATGCAAGCTCGACGACGCCAACCTGCGCTTCACGAATTGCGAGCGCGTGCGTCTCGAAGACTGCTCGCTCGCACGCGCCGACCTCACGGGCATGACGATGAAGGCGGGCGCGGTCGTCGACTGCGACCTGCGCGCCGGCGACGTCACGAAGGCAAAGCTCACCGGCACGCGCCTCACGGGCTCGAAGATCGAAGGGCTGCAGGGCGCGGGCGCGCTGCGCGGCGTGGTGATCGGAACCGAGCAGGTGCTGCCGCTCGCGCTCGCGATCTTCGCCGATCACCACATCACGATCGACGACGACGGGTGACGATCTCGGCGCGGTCGATCTCGATGGTCGTGATCGCGGGGCTGCTCGCGGGCGCGTGCGGGAAGGGCAGCAGCTCGTCGGCGTCGAGCGCGACGACCACGACGGTTGCGCCGTCGCCCGCCGCGAACCCCGCGTACGCGAAGGCGGGTCCGTACCCGGCCTCGTTCCACACGCTGCGCGCCGGCACGCGACCCGTCGACGTGTTCCTGCCGGGTCAGCCGGGCAGCGAGAAGGACCACAAGCAGGCCTGGTACGACATCCGCGCGCCCGAGCGTCCGCCGTCGGCGCCGGCGGAGCCCACTCCGGTCGCGGAGCAGGTGACGATCCCCGCGTATCGCGACCTCCCGCCTGCGCTCGGGCCGTTCCCCGTCGTCCTGTTCAGTCACGGCTACGGCGCGCAGCCGCTCGTGAACGCGACGCTGGAGGCGGATCTCGCGTCGTGGGGTTTCGTCGTGATCGCGCCGGATCACGTCGAGCGCGACACGTACGCGTTGATCACGAACCACGCGACCTCGAACAACACGCGCGATGCAGCCGTGCTGCACACGGCGATGCTCGCGGCGGCGCGCGATCCCGCGGTCGGTCCGTACATGAAGCTCTCGCAGGTCGCCGCGGTCGGGCACTCGCAGGGGGGCGGCACCGCGCTCGCCGCGCTCTCGCGGCGCGACGTGAAGGCCGCGGTTGCGTGGGCGTCGACCGTGCCGAGCACGCCGCTGCCCTCGAAGCCGGTCATGCTCATCGGCGCGCAGCACGATCTCGAGTTCGGCGCGAGTGTCCAGCAGAGCATCTACGCGCGGCTGACGGGACGGCGCGCGCTCGTGCTGCTCGGCGGCGGCGCGGGCCACGCGACCTTCGTCGACGAGTGCGAAGGGCTGCGCGCGAGCGGTCAGCTGACGCCGGGCGGCGACGAGCGCGATCCACAGAATCCGGGCGGTCTGCTCGAGCTCGCGCAGAACGGCTGCTATCCCGACGAGGTCGATCCCTTGGTCGCGTGGCCGGTGATCACGCATTTCACGGTCGCGTTCCTCCGCTCCGCCTTTGGCATCGACAAGCAACCGGTCGGGCTCGGAGACGGCATCGCCCGCGCGTTCCCGATGCTGCCGCTCACCTACGAGCACCACCCTTGATGGTCGGGCTCGCGGAGCTCGTCCTCCGTGACGCGGGGCGGGAGCGGTCGAGGTCGCATGCTCGCGGCGCGCCCGCTTCGGTCAGCGCGGCTCGAGCAGCTCCGTGAACGACTCGTCGATGCAATCCATGAGCAGCGGCACGTCGGTGACGGCCGCGGGGTCGATGTTCAGCCCCATGTGCAGCTCGTCGCAGTAGGAGAGCAACGTGACGTT of the Acidimicrobiia bacterium genome contains:
- a CDS encoding pentapeptide repeat-containing protein, with amino-acid sequence MPTRPDGIDPDAEWIAQSIEALDFAGVEADHVSLNECRLRGVSLTGARLEQLRLTDVELVDCELSGLIATECSMLRVAMRGCRMTGVVLSDSTLRDVGMTGCKLDDANLRFTNCERVRLEDCSLARADLTGMTMKAGAVVDCDLRAGDVTKAKLTGTRLTGSKIEGLQGAGALRGVVIGTEQVLPLALAIFADHHITIDDDG
- a CDS encoding dienelactone hydrolase family protein, translating into MTISARSISMVVIAGLLAGACGKGSSSSASSATTTTVAPSPAANPAYAKAGPYPASFHTLRAGTRPVDVFLPGQPGSEKDHKQAWYDIRAPERPPSAPAEPTPVAEQVTIPAYRDLPPALGPFPVVLFSHGYGAQPLVNATLEADLASWGFVVIAPDHVERDTYALITNHATSNNTRDAAVLHTAMLAAARDPAVGPYMKLSQVAAVGHSQGGGTALAALSRRDVKAAVAWASTVPSTPLPSKPVMLIGAQHDLEFGASVQQSIYARLTGRRALVLLGGGAGHATFVDECEGLRASGQLTPGGDERDPQNPGGLLELAQNGCYPDEVDPLVAWPVITHFTVAFLRSAFGIDKQPVGLGDGIARAFPMLPLTYEHHP